In one Ochotona princeps isolate mOchPri1 chromosome 16, mOchPri1.hap1, whole genome shotgun sequence genomic region, the following are encoded:
- the ZFPM1 gene encoding zinc finger protein ZFPM1 isoform X1 yields MSRRKQSNPRQIKRSLGDMETSEETQAMDTSLTEHDTTQPEPSGLGEPQPPSPPRADAALSPPPAPPTSPGAPKEEMEGPEPEATSPTESSNSWTGPDELESVLCSGQQQVRARDGLTRGLAWGPFQGSIKAMASSPRQAELDRALPLLVVDETCWLKMLPQALTQAEANCEISRKDEGLWCRVTKPVPVGGLLSVFLVDEPGSVPSEPVKEPAEPTCPAPANSDIRLLPQQAGMASILATAVVNKDVFPCKDCGIWYRSERNLQAHLLYYCASRQGSGSPATAAAEKPKEPYPNERICPFPQCRKSCPSASSLEIHLRSHSGERPFVCLICLSAFTTKANCERHLKVHTDSLSGVCHSCGFISTTRDILYSHLVTSHMVCQPGSKGEVYLPGGGHAGMDRKALVEATNGEAKGEPQNGGSEPPAVPKTIKPEAAEEPEAAQEPEAVRAPGEPATQTPSRTPSPPSPAPARVKAELSSPTPGSSPVPSELGLAGALFLPQYVLGPDAGAPPGPTAPQASEILAKMSELVHGRLQTGAAGAAALLAGTPKGATCFECDITFNSLSNFLVHKRLYCSGRRAPEEPPAGRRPKAPPMAPPEPDAPRSPPGPGAREDEAGGAATPEADTAGRGSEGSQSPGSSVDEADDDPSRTLCEACNIRFSRHETYTVHKRYYCASRHDPPPRRPPAPPAAPARTRRRRKLHELQAPGGPEPEPPASPPAPAADGPIDLSKKPRRRSPDAPAPGLSALADYHECTACRVSFHSLDAYLAHKQYSCPAPRPAPEPPSVACPYCPPNGLGRDDLIEHFRLAHGLLVGKPAAGLGPEARTPAHRGPQDGPEPRAASSSPRPAAPLSPGAPPAPADKGAAPPVPNGNPRYCRLCNIRFSSLSTFIAHKKYYCSSHAAEHVK; encoded by the exons ACGCAGCTCTGTCCCCACCACCAGCGCCCCCCACGTCCCCAGGAGCCCCCAAGGAGGAGATGGAGGGGCCCGAGCCAGAGGCCACATCCCCGACAGAGAGCAGCAACTCCTGGACAGGGCCAG ATGAACTGGAGTCAGTGctgtgcagtgggcagcagcaggtgcggGCCCGGGATGGCCTCACCCGAGGCCTGGCCTGGGGTCCGTTCCAGGGGAGCATCAAAGCCATGGCCTCGTcccccaggcaggcagagctg GACCGAGCCCTGCCCCTACTGGTGGTGGACGAGACCTGCTGGCTAAAGATGCTGCCCCAAGCCCTgacacaggctgaagccaacTGTGAGATCTCCAGGAAGG ATGAAGGCCTCTGGTGCCGGGTCACCAAGCCAGTGCCTGTGGGCGGACTCCTGAGTGTGTTCCTGGTGGACGAGCCCGGCAGTGTACCCAGCGAGCCTGTGAAGGAGCCGGCAgagcccacatgcccagcccctgccaacaGCGACATCCGGCTGCTGCCCCAGCAGGCAGGCATGGCGTCCATCCTCGCCACGGCGGTGGTCAATA agGACGTCTTCCCCTGCAAGGACTGTGGCATCTGGTACCGGAGCGAACGCAACTTGCAGGCCCACCTGCTCTACTACTGCGCCAGCCGCCAGGGCAGTGGCTCCCCGGCCACGGCTGCCGCCGAGAAGCCCAAAGAGCCGTACCCCAATGAGCGCATCTGCCCCTTCCCGCAGTGCCGCAAGAgctgccccagtgccagctcgCTGGAGATCCACCTGCGCAGCCACAGCG GAGAGCGTCCTTTTGTGTGCCTCATCTGCCTGTCGGCCTTCACCACCAAAGCCAACTGCGAGCGCCACCTCAAGGTGCACACGGACTCCCTGAGCG GTGTGTGTCACAGCTGCGGCTTCATCTCCACCACGAGGGACATCCTGTACAGCCATCTGGTGACCAGCCACATGGTGTGCCAGCCGGGTTCCAAGGGGGAGGTCTACCTGCCTGGGGGAGGCCACGCAG GGATGGACCGGAAGGCTCTGGTGGAGGCCACCAATGGAGAAGCCAAGGGGGAGCCGCAGAACGGGGGCAGTGAGCCCCCAGCGGTCCCCAAGACCATCAAGCCAGAGGCCGCTGAGGAGCCCGAGGCAGCCCAGGAGCCCGAGGCAGTGCGCGCCCCCGGGGAGCCTGCAACCCAGACCCCATCACGGACACCGTccccgcccagccctgccccggCCCGAGTGAAGGCTGAGCTGTCCAGCCCCACGCCCGGCTCCAGCCCGGTGCCCAGCGAGCTGGGCCTGGCCGGGGCACTCTTCCTGCCACAGTACGTGCTGGGGCCAGATGCGGGGGCGCCCCCCGGCCCCACGGCCCCGCAGGCCTCGGAGATCTTGGCTAAGATGTCTGAGCTGGTGCACGGGCGACTGCAGacgggggcggcgggggcggcggcccTGCTGGCGGGCACACCCAAGGGCGCCACGTGCTTTGAGTGCGACATCACCTTCAACAGCCTCAGCAACTTCCTAGTGCACAAGCGCCTGTACTGCTCCGGCCGCCGCGCGCCCGAGGAACCCCCGGCGGGGCGCAGGCCCAAGGCGCCTCCCATGGCGCCCCCCGAGCCCGATGCGCCGCGCTCCCCGCCTGGCCCCGGGGCGCGCGAGGACGAGGCAGGCGGTGCCGCCACGCCCGAGGCCGACACAGCCGGCCGGGGCAGCGAGGGCAGCCAGAGCCCGGGCAGCTCGGTGGACGAGGCGGACGACGACCCCAGCCGCACACTGTGCGAGGCCTGCAACATCCGCTTCAGCCGCCACGAGACCTACACGGTGCACAAGCGCTACTACTGCGCCTCGCGCCACGACCCGCCGCCGCGCCGACCGCCCGcgccccccgccgcccccgcgcGCACGCGCCGGCGCCGCAAGCTGCACGAGCTGCAGGCGCCCGGGGGCCCTGAGCCCGAGCCGCCCGCCTCGCCGCCCGCGCCCGCCGCCGACGGCCCCATCGACCTGAGCAAGAAGCCGCGACGCCGGTCCCCGGACGCGCCCGCGCCCGGTCTGTCCGCGCTGGCCGACTACCACGAGTGCACCGCCTGCCGCGTGAGCTTCCACAGCCTGGACGCCTACCTGGCACACAAGCAGTACTCCTGTCCCGCGCCGCGGCCCGCGCCCGAGCCACCCTCCGTCGCCTGCCCCTACTGCCCCCCAAACGGCCTCGGCcgggacgacctcatcgagcactTCCGCCTGGCGCACGGGCTGCTGGTGGGCAAGCCCGCGGCCGGCCTGGGGCCCGAAGCCCGGACGCCGGCCCACCGCGGCCCCCAGGACGGCCCCGAGCCCCGCGCGGCCAGCAGCAGCCCCCGGCCGGCCGCGCCGCTGTCCCCCGGCGCGCCCCCGGCCCCCGCGGACAAGGGCGCCGCGCCGCCCGTGCCCAATGGCAACCCCCGCTACTGCCGCTTGTGTAACATCCGGTTCAGCAGCCTGTCCACCTTCATAGCACACAAGAAGTACTACTGCTCCTCGCACGCCGCCGAGCATGTGAAGTGA
- the ZFPM1 gene encoding zinc finger protein ZFPM1 isoform X2 translates to MSRRKQSNPRQIKHAALSPPPAPPTSPGAPKEEMEGPEPEATSPTESSNSWTGPDELESVLCSGQQQVRARDGLTRGLAWGPFQGSIKAMASSPRQAELDRALPLLVVDETCWLKMLPQALTQAEANCEISRKDEGLWCRVTKPVPVGGLLSVFLVDEPGSVPSEPVKEPAEPTCPAPANSDIRLLPQQAGMASILATAVVNKDVFPCKDCGIWYRSERNLQAHLLYYCASRQGSGSPATAAAEKPKEPYPNERICPFPQCRKSCPSASSLEIHLRSHSGERPFVCLICLSAFTTKANCERHLKVHTDSLSGVCHSCGFISTTRDILYSHLVTSHMVCQPGSKGEVYLPGGGHAGMDRKALVEATNGEAKGEPQNGGSEPPAVPKTIKPEAAEEPEAAQEPEAVRAPGEPATQTPSRTPSPPSPAPARVKAELSSPTPGSSPVPSELGLAGALFLPQYVLGPDAGAPPGPTAPQASEILAKMSELVHGRLQTGAAGAAALLAGTPKGATCFECDITFNSLSNFLVHKRLYCSGRRAPEEPPAGRRPKAPPMAPPEPDAPRSPPGPGAREDEAGGAATPEADTAGRGSEGSQSPGSSVDEADDDPSRTLCEACNIRFSRHETYTVHKRYYCASRHDPPPRRPPAPPAAPARTRRRRKLHELQAPGGPEPEPPASPPAPAADGPIDLSKKPRRRSPDAPAPGLSALADYHECTACRVSFHSLDAYLAHKQYSCPAPRPAPEPPSVACPYCPPNGLGRDDLIEHFRLAHGLLVGKPAAGLGPEARTPAHRGPQDGPEPRAASSSPRPAAPLSPGAPPAPADKGAAPPVPNGNPRYCRLCNIRFSSLSTFIAHKKYYCSSHAAEHVK, encoded by the exons ACGCAGCTCTGTCCCCACCACCAGCGCCCCCCACGTCCCCAGGAGCCCCCAAGGAGGAGATGGAGGGGCCCGAGCCAGAGGCCACATCCCCGACAGAGAGCAGCAACTCCTGGACAGGGCCAG ATGAACTGGAGTCAGTGctgtgcagtgggcagcagcaggtgcggGCCCGGGATGGCCTCACCCGAGGCCTGGCCTGGGGTCCGTTCCAGGGGAGCATCAAAGCCATGGCCTCGTcccccaggcaggcagagctg GACCGAGCCCTGCCCCTACTGGTGGTGGACGAGACCTGCTGGCTAAAGATGCTGCCCCAAGCCCTgacacaggctgaagccaacTGTGAGATCTCCAGGAAGG ATGAAGGCCTCTGGTGCCGGGTCACCAAGCCAGTGCCTGTGGGCGGACTCCTGAGTGTGTTCCTGGTGGACGAGCCCGGCAGTGTACCCAGCGAGCCTGTGAAGGAGCCGGCAgagcccacatgcccagcccctgccaacaGCGACATCCGGCTGCTGCCCCAGCAGGCAGGCATGGCGTCCATCCTCGCCACGGCGGTGGTCAATA agGACGTCTTCCCCTGCAAGGACTGTGGCATCTGGTACCGGAGCGAACGCAACTTGCAGGCCCACCTGCTCTACTACTGCGCCAGCCGCCAGGGCAGTGGCTCCCCGGCCACGGCTGCCGCCGAGAAGCCCAAAGAGCCGTACCCCAATGAGCGCATCTGCCCCTTCCCGCAGTGCCGCAAGAgctgccccagtgccagctcgCTGGAGATCCACCTGCGCAGCCACAGCG GAGAGCGTCCTTTTGTGTGCCTCATCTGCCTGTCGGCCTTCACCACCAAAGCCAACTGCGAGCGCCACCTCAAGGTGCACACGGACTCCCTGAGCG GTGTGTGTCACAGCTGCGGCTTCATCTCCACCACGAGGGACATCCTGTACAGCCATCTGGTGACCAGCCACATGGTGTGCCAGCCGGGTTCCAAGGGGGAGGTCTACCTGCCTGGGGGAGGCCACGCAG GGATGGACCGGAAGGCTCTGGTGGAGGCCACCAATGGAGAAGCCAAGGGGGAGCCGCAGAACGGGGGCAGTGAGCCCCCAGCGGTCCCCAAGACCATCAAGCCAGAGGCCGCTGAGGAGCCCGAGGCAGCCCAGGAGCCCGAGGCAGTGCGCGCCCCCGGGGAGCCTGCAACCCAGACCCCATCACGGACACCGTccccgcccagccctgccccggCCCGAGTGAAGGCTGAGCTGTCCAGCCCCACGCCCGGCTCCAGCCCGGTGCCCAGCGAGCTGGGCCTGGCCGGGGCACTCTTCCTGCCACAGTACGTGCTGGGGCCAGATGCGGGGGCGCCCCCCGGCCCCACGGCCCCGCAGGCCTCGGAGATCTTGGCTAAGATGTCTGAGCTGGTGCACGGGCGACTGCAGacgggggcggcgggggcggcggcccTGCTGGCGGGCACACCCAAGGGCGCCACGTGCTTTGAGTGCGACATCACCTTCAACAGCCTCAGCAACTTCCTAGTGCACAAGCGCCTGTACTGCTCCGGCCGCCGCGCGCCCGAGGAACCCCCGGCGGGGCGCAGGCCCAAGGCGCCTCCCATGGCGCCCCCCGAGCCCGATGCGCCGCGCTCCCCGCCTGGCCCCGGGGCGCGCGAGGACGAGGCAGGCGGTGCCGCCACGCCCGAGGCCGACACAGCCGGCCGGGGCAGCGAGGGCAGCCAGAGCCCGGGCAGCTCGGTGGACGAGGCGGACGACGACCCCAGCCGCACACTGTGCGAGGCCTGCAACATCCGCTTCAGCCGCCACGAGACCTACACGGTGCACAAGCGCTACTACTGCGCCTCGCGCCACGACCCGCCGCCGCGCCGACCGCCCGcgccccccgccgcccccgcgcGCACGCGCCGGCGCCGCAAGCTGCACGAGCTGCAGGCGCCCGGGGGCCCTGAGCCCGAGCCGCCCGCCTCGCCGCCCGCGCCCGCCGCCGACGGCCCCATCGACCTGAGCAAGAAGCCGCGACGCCGGTCCCCGGACGCGCCCGCGCCCGGTCTGTCCGCGCTGGCCGACTACCACGAGTGCACCGCCTGCCGCGTGAGCTTCCACAGCCTGGACGCCTACCTGGCACACAAGCAGTACTCCTGTCCCGCGCCGCGGCCCGCGCCCGAGCCACCCTCCGTCGCCTGCCCCTACTGCCCCCCAAACGGCCTCGGCcgggacgacctcatcgagcactTCCGCCTGGCGCACGGGCTGCTGGTGGGCAAGCCCGCGGCCGGCCTGGGGCCCGAAGCCCGGACGCCGGCCCACCGCGGCCCCCAGGACGGCCCCGAGCCCCGCGCGGCCAGCAGCAGCCCCCGGCCGGCCGCGCCGCTGTCCCCCGGCGCGCCCCCGGCCCCCGCGGACAAGGGCGCCGCGCCGCCCGTGCCCAATGGCAACCCCCGCTACTGCCGCTTGTGTAACATCCGGTTCAGCAGCCTGTCCACCTTCATAGCACACAAGAAGTACTACTGCTCCTCGCACGCCGCCGAGCATGTGAAGTGA